ATTCGTCATATCCAATACTTTACAATCTTCGGGCAATCGGCTCAAAGACTGTCTCATTATATCTGTATCGCTAACAATAGACTCATCTCGAAGTATTATAGTTTTGTCTGTATCATATTTCCCATTGAAATGGTCCACAAAGTACGTAGGAGCATCTAGAACCTGGTTAATACTAAGTTTTGGCATCTTTCAAGTACAACTGACCATATATAGTCAAAAGCCGCACGCTATGCTACCTTCTTTGCTGGCCTTTTCAACCTTCAATTTTATACATATTCATTTACTCACAGagcttttgttcttttacCATTGAAGAATCGAAATCTtaaaacatcaacaagttcTAAGAGTTGTAAAGTTTGAAACAATGGGAAGAAAGGTAATATATATGGCAAAAAGGAGGCAACTTTTAGAATTATAAGAGAAGATATATAAGGATGGGGTAGTAGATACATTGATAGACTTATCCTACTAATCAATGGCACTATGAAACTGTAAATAATGTCAAACGAAGGTTTTTTACTGTAAATTAGACTTGACAAGAGAGAACAAACAGGATAATAGCCATGATTGATTACACGTTATACTTGGTTACCGACTCAACTATGTTGCCTGAAGGCACCACTCTTCTATCGCAAGTAGAAGCAGCGCTAAAAAATGGTGTCACCATTGTTCAGTTAAGAGAGAAAGACACTGATACAAAGACCCTTATTCATAAGGCTTTAGAGTTAAAGCAATTATGCGATAGATACGAGGTTCCATTGATAATTGACGATAGAGTAGATGTTGCAATGGCGATTGATGCGTCTGGTGTTCATGTAGGTCAAAGTGATATGCCTATTCCTATGGTGAGAAAACTTGTTGGCCCAGAAAAAATTGTTGGATGGTCTGTTGGAAAAGTGGAAGAAGTCGATATGATCGCTCAATGGGGCCCCGAAATGGTTAACTACATCGGAGTTGGAACCGTATTTGATACCCAAACTAAAAAggatatcaagaagatacCTTTTGGTCCTGAAGGTGTGTCAAAAATCCTAACTCgtttggaagagaaaaaatgCCATTGGTGCAGAACTGTAGCTATCGGCGGTTTACACCCTGATAATATCGCTAGAACGATTTATCAGGCACAGTCTCAAACTGGATCAAGGTCTGTTGACGGAATCTGTGTCGTGAGTGAAATTATGGCATCGAAGGATGCTGCCGAAGCAACCAAGAACTTACGAAACATTTTGAAGCAAGAAcgtttcaatttcttgaacaCTACTAGTATTGAATCTGAGGAGGATCATATAAAGAAGGAGATACAATGGACcaaaaaagttaaaaatATCTCGCCATTAATTCATCACATAACCAATAGAGTCCATCAGAACTTTGGTGCCAACGTGGCTTTGGCAATTGGATGTTCGCCAATAATGTCAGAAGTTGCTTCTGAGTTCGCTGATTTGAGCGCCATTCCAAATGCGGTACTCTTGCTTAATACAGGTTCAGTGGCAGATATTGATACGCTAACACATGCAGTAAAGACATATAATGCTCAGAAAAGGCCCATCGTGTTCGATCCCGTAGGATTCAGCGCTTCAGCCACAAGATTAAACACGAACTTGAAATTATTATCAGCTGGTCAATATTCTTGTATTAAGGGAAATGCCGGTGAGATCATGGGAATTGCAGGGGTGGGAGGAAAAATGAAAGGTGTAGATTCAAGTGGAAGTTACAATCTGGAAACTCTTATTGAAGCTACTCAAATCGTAGCATTCAAGTATCGGACCATTGCAGTGTGTTCCGGAAAAGTAGATATTGTAGTTGATGGAACTGCTTCTTTAGTATCCCCGCTAAGCAAAGGACTTTCTGTAACACCAAAGAAGCTACCATACACCTTGATTGAGACCACAGATATACCTTTATTCGATAAGATTACAGCATCCGGTTGCTCACTGGGTACTGTCATAGCAGGTTATGTTAGCGCTGCCCCAGAGAATAAGCTTTATGACGCTGTAACAGCAGCAGTGAGATTGTATAAAGAAGCAGGCACCAAGGCTAACACAACAGCAAACGGTAGCGGTTCTTTCCAGGTGCATCTCATTGATAACTTATATAAAGCCGTTTTCGACGAATAGTAAGTAATAAGAATTAGAAAGATAATCAAGAAGTAATGTAAGCAATGACCAACTTAATAACTATAGACAAGGTaaataaatgaaatgaCACAGTGAAATTAGgaatatatttatatatgtgcAGCAAGGCTTGTACTCCGAATGATGTCTGTCTTTAGAGtttaataaatataatgATAGAGGGAGGTAGGTGAAGAGAGGAACTTTTAGTTTGTGTACGAAAGTTTACTTCTCTGACTTGGAAGAGTGTTTGGATTAGCATCAATTTCTTGGTATTTTGCAATgaccttttcttttatggATTTTTCCTGTTGTGGGGTTAGAGTTTCAACTAATTCATCAGGAGCTGCAAATTTAAACTCACCTAATGCGAATTCTCTATCTGATAGTTTGCTTAAAACATATAATTGGGCACGAACATATCTTACCATAGCTTCTAAATGGACCATGTCGATGTTTTTTCTACCTCCAAACAAATTTCTCCAAATAGCGGCAGCTAGCACAGCATCGCTACCGAAGAATCCTTCATCGTATGCAAACACGGCACCACGAAGTTGTGAGTTGAAATCCTTCATGTATTGATCGGTGATTCTACCAGAGCGCACGTTCATCTCATCAAACAATCTCTTTTCTATGTCCGCAAAAGTTCTATCTACcaatttttgttgataaGCTTTACCATACTTAAAAGGCATAGCTCTCATTCTTACAAATAAGATCCATTCGTGTAGGATAGTGATTTGGAACCATTGGGAAAAGGTCTTTGGTAGTTTCAAGTCTTCATAGAAAAATTTCGCAGTTGGAGAAAGTGGCTCATCCGCATATTGAAGACCTTGTTCCTTACAAATAGAGTAGTAGTATGAGCCCGCAATTGGACCTGATCTAACCTTATCCATATCTAAATTTAGAGTGCTAATAACAAATTCCCCAAGAgcttctttccattttgGTAATTGGTATGTAGCAGACTCATATTTTGAATCTGACAACTCACGTCTCTTAGCTTTTACTTCCTCTGGTACAAAACCATTCTGTAAAACTTTAGAGTCATCCTTCTTGGCAGAGTAGCACCTAATGTTCAATGGTGCGACCGAAAGCTTACTGCCGTTAAGTAAAGCTGACTGTCTGCCAGCTAAATTAATCAATGAGCTACCGGATTTGGAAGTTCTAAACATATTTCCGACGTAATTCTTGTATATGATTGATATAGCGTGTTATTAAATTGATGTGTAGTCCAACGAAACGTTAATGTTATACCGATGGTACCTTGAATGTATTTATCCAGCTTCATGTTATTCACCAGGAatcatttcaatatataCAAGATACAGTTTAGACTTTTCATGTTTAATCATGTCAAAAGTGAAAAGTAAAGTTAAATCCGTATCCTGTGATCAAGAGAGAAGAGCGGACTCTTCGTATATGAGTTAAAACACGAGGGAGAATAACAAAAGAATGAACTTAAGGATTTACATGCCTCGTTTTTTTATGTATATTACAATTTGTAGTATGTTTATTAAGCTATACATACCATGtgtatataaaaaagagagaatgAACTCAAGCTTGTGTGTTTTTTCGAGAAACATCAGACTTGTCTGATTGATCATGCGGAGTCACATCCTGAGTCTTATGTTCATCCTGAGTTTGGGTTTGTTCCTCACTCTCAGTCGATGAAATGGATGGTTGATCTTCGATGATAGAAGCTTGCTCTAGAATCTTTGCAATCTTTTCACTAACGGTGATGACTGGAGGATCTTTTGCGCTTTTAACATTACCGTTACATTTAAATAGTTCATTGCTCCATACATCAATGGCCATTTCGTTGGACCATTCAGTGATGGATATTCTCTCTGATTCCCTTTGCAAGTTAATGAGCTTATCTAGTGCATCCTTcaaatttccaatttttttctcgCGAGAAGCAagtattttcttcctttcaACTGCTGAAATCTTTGATCCAGACCCTGATCCTTCAGATGAGTCAGCAGTTTCTACCGccgttttcttcttttccaataatTTATCACGTTTGGCTTCAAGATCTTGGATTTGTAGAAGCACCTTTCGCGTTTTAGAAGCATCATCAAGCGCCATGATTTGATTGGCAATATCTTCCAATTCGTCATCAATATGAGTCCCCGTAGTATTCGCCACACTACTACCTGCActgaattcttcttctgttatATTAATTGCATTTATTTCTGCCACGATgctatttctttcttgctCTAATTTTTGGTTGACAAGCTTTTGATAATCCAAAAGATTCTCTTTTAACGGCTCGATGACATATTCAAGTTGTTTTAAGGTCTCATGTTCGCGTTTTCCCCAGCTATCAAGCCACTCCATATAATTTGTAAGTTCGTTGGTATCTTGTAGGAAAACCCAATCATTTGGGGAAAGCAACAAATTCTCTGGAGTCTCATcaataatttttctttgaaggGGTGACAATTCAATATAAGAATTGACCACACCCTCATCATTAATCAACATAACATCGCCTTGTTCATCATGGTGGTAATAAGACCCCGAATCGTCCCGATAAACattaaatatttgtttgGTAGCTTCAGCTTTTCCAGAGGTTCGTGAAATAGAAATCCAGTTTTCGTATTGGTCCTCTGAAAGATTGAAGTACAGCAAAGCAACTTCTTTTACAGGTCCCTGAATCCAGAGTCTATTGCTCAAAATGTGTTTCTCTGTAGAAAATGAATCTGGTCTTGGAACACCAGAATATTCTAGCCAGTAAATCTTGTTTCCATATCTATCAGAGCCGAGAGGTTTTAGTCTTTGAATATCTGATTCAATCAACTTTACATCAAGGAAATGTTTCCGCTTTTGAAGCCTTTCGAGCTCAGTGTTAGCTTTTCTCAACTTCTCTTGGCGTTCGGCAAgttccttctccttctccttttctttttccttttctccttcctcctccttttcctcctccttttcatttccatTGACACCCCCATTCTCAACTGACATTAGGTAGATCGATTCTTTTAATTCTGAGACAGTATTTGCACACGCTTTTAAATCCCTACTCAATCTGAATCTTTCACTTCTGATTTGATTACTGAGTTCCATAGAATCATCCATAGCAGATCTTATTATAGAGGAATAGTTGCTTAAAACCTCCACCAAAATCCACATGATATctatcttttctttaatagAAATATTTTTACAAAACTGACGCCAAAGTTGCTTATTAAGAGCGATATTCGATGTTGAATTCTCGAAAGGAATCAACTTTTTCATGAAATTCTTGATTGTGGTTGTGTACATTGGTAAATGCATACAATCCTGGAGAACCCCAAGGAGTATAATCAACCAATGGCCATTACTGAACTGACGCTTAGCCAGTCTATCAGTCCATTCCATTTTACGGTAGTTCAAACATTTTTCTAGCGCAGTCTCTAGCTTggattcatcatcattatcatcatcattatcatcattagcacttttattttcatttttgcCGCTTTCGCTATCATCTTCGTTGGGATTAACACCGtcatctttatcatttCCATTGGAATCTTCATCCACCCCATCCTCCTTATCCTCTTCAAGTTCCTCATCCAGATCTTCACCTTCTAGCCATTCAGATGTAACTAAAGTAGTCCAATTACCATCTGTGTCCATAAATAATCTAagtaaagaacaaaaacactCTACGGTCAACGAAGCTCCAgtaatttttatttcatccAAATAATCCTCATttatatcttcatcaagttcAACAGTAATACGCATCTTATCCGAGTTGAGAGAATCAATATAATCATAAACGAGACTATTCCATGCATTGAATCTTTCTACCTTATTTTTCGTTCCGtcttccaaagaaataTCCACGAATTCATCCATAAGGTTACGTCGATCAGTGAATCTCATTGAATTAACGAAGTTGTCCCAGCTGAATTTTGACAACTGAAGAGTGGTATGGAACCCCATTAAAAACTGATAACAGTGAAGAAGTTTACCGACGCTATCAGAGAATGATTTATCGTTCGAGGCAGCCGGTAAAGCCACATATTCTTTCGAATAGCTAAAAAGCTTATTGCTTATTGATGCAGGCCTTGGGGCTGAAAATGGAATTTTAAGATCTTCTGTGATTTCGGTTATAGTTTGATGATCATTTTGAACATTGTTGTTACTTTCCAAGTTACCGTGATCCACGGAAGGAGAATATTCCATTACGGAATCTTCAGTCTTAAGCCTTTTATGGTCAGGAGTTGCCGTTCTTGCTGCATCTAGTTCTCTTTTCAGATCTGCTGAATCTGCCGTTGTATAGCCCGATCTGTTATTTGAATCCGTTgcctgttgttgttgttgttgttgttgctgctgctgcaaaTATTGCATATCAACATAATCTTCCCTATATTTTAACATATGTGGAGGCCATTCCGGTGAAAGGTTGTAGATGGGAAGATACTCATCTTTAACACACCATGGTGCACCCATTTTGGATGATGCGCGGCGTAGAGTAATTTTACAGAAACATTTAATTAAATGTTTGGTGAATGTGGATCTGTCACGATATATTTGATCTTCATCTGCAATAATCGAAGCAGAGCCGTATGCTTCTTGGAGCATATATTTCGTATGTGCGGGGACCAATTCCTGTCCGGTGTTTCTATCTATAACTGCGTTGAATTGtgccttttctttaataatGTAAACGTTAGATTGCGAAGAGTTCTGGGGAGATGTAGGTTGTTGCTGCATTTGCTGCAATTGAAGTCGTAGCTGTTTTTCTGGATCTTCGTCACCACTGGCCACTTCTTGCTTCGCCTTCCTCAAATAGACTGTCTCTCCAGGAAAAAAGTTGTTCTTAAAATTGGAGTACACCTGTTCCACCAACATATCAAGCCGACGAATCTCATTGAAATGTATAAATTTCGCCACGGGCTCGCGAAGTTTCAAAGGAAACATCTTCTCCACATACTGGAATTGCTCTTCCTCACTATTTAATGCCTCGAAGAACGTAAGACATGATGCTCCAGTAATCTCGCAAGTGAAGTAGTGTCTCATATAAAAGTCCAAACGCTCCAAAAATTCAGCATACGTTAAAAACCATTCGCCAGTTTCCTTGATGTACCATATCTTTCGATTGATGTTGGAAGGCAATGGTCTAGCCTCAGGCAACGTGATACTCTTTCTCTTATATAAAACCATGGCTTGAGATCACTCAGCCAAAATGAAGTTCTCTATATCCAATGCTTATTCCTTCTGAACTGGCACTCTATACCATGTAGCGTGTGTCTAAACGCCCTTGACGAAATTAACTTCGTCCGATTAAGCCTAAGTCCCTTCCTCTTCTCGTTCCAAACGGATACAAACTTTTGATCaaacttatatatatattacataACTATCATATTTTATATGTAccaaataatatatacaaagCTTATTCTCAAATCATTATGATGACAGTCTGTATTCTGCcaaatttttgaaaattaATTGGGAAAAATGGCGCAGCAAAGATTCGATCGTAAGTTCTTCACTCCTTCAGGCACGTGACACTTTTTtgtcaacaacaaaaaaaaataaagttaaATGaaagaacttttctttcttttctgaactcatcgcatctcatcgcatcgtctgaaaaattatttAACTTATGTACTATGTAGTATTTGATacaaaacacacacacacacataagctcatcgcatgcTTTAAATTATAAGTTAGTATTAGCTTTTGGTTAAATACAGCGTGCACGATACCGCATAATCTATGGAACAATCTAATAAGGAGCACAGAAAGCGGAAGGAGAAAGCTGGTGCCAAAAAGAAGCTCCATACCCAGGGCCACAATGCGAAGGCATTTGCTGTGTCTGCCCCGGGCAAGATGGCCAAGCAGATGCAGCGTACCGGTgacaaaaacgaaaagaagtTACATGTGCCAATGGTTGACCGTACACCAGAAGATGATCCACCTCCAATCATTATTGCTGTGGTCGGGCCTCCTGGTACTGGTAAGACGACGTTGATCAAATCTCTTGTCAGAAGATTAACGAAGACGACGCTTACGGAAATCAATGGTCCAATTACTGTCGTTTCCGGTAAGCGTAGAAGATTGACATTCATCGAGTGCCCTGCTGATGACTTGAATTCTATGATTGATATATCTAAGGTGGCCGATTTGGTGCTTTTGATGATCGATGGtaattttggttttgagaTGGAAACCATGGAGTTTTTAAATTTGGCGCAGCACCACGGTATGCCCCGTGTGCTAGGTGTTGCTACTCATTTGGACTTGTTCAAATCACAATCTACACTCAGAGCCTCCAAAAAGACTTTGAAACACAGATTCTGGACCGAAGTTTACCAGGGTGCCAAATTGTTCTACCTTTCAGGTGTGATCAATGGTCGTTATCCAGACCGTGAAATTTTAAACTTGTCCAGGTTCATCAGTGTCATGAAATTCAGACCTTTGAAGTGGAGAAATGAACATCCTTACCTACTTGCCGACAGAATTGCTGATTTGACTCACCCTGAATTATTGCAATCTAAGGGTAAACATATTGATCGTAAAGTGGCCATATATGGTTATTTGCACGGTACACCATTGCCAACAACTTCAGGTTACAAGGTCCATATTGCAGGTGTGGGTGATTATGCCATTGATCATGTCGAAAAATTACCTGATCCATGTCCAACTCCATAtttccaacaaaaattaGATGAGTACGAAAGAGAACGTGcaaaggaagaaggtgCTTCTGCAGCAGCCATTCCAAAGAGACGTAAGAGATTGGACGATAAACAAAAGTTGATCTATGCTCCTATGTCTGATGTTGGTGGTTTACTTATGGATAAAGATGCTGTTTATATTGACGTAGGGGGAAAAACTGGTCCAAGTACCATGACAAACGAAGAGAAAGGTGAAAGTGACCAACTTGTCTCTCAACTTCAAGGTacaaatcaatcaattgatGAGAAATTCCAAAACGTGGGGCTACAACTATTCTCAAACAGTACCGAATTGCATGCAGTGGAAGACCAAGAGGAATTCagtgaagaggaagaagaagacgatgcTGACAACGGCGACACTGGTAGATCATCTCTAAGAAAGGCTAAAGTCTATGGAAAATCCATCAGAGAGTCgaatgaagatgatgatgggCTTTCAAGTGACAATGAAGAATTCGAAGATGccgatgaagatgagggAGAAGAACACCGTACCAAATTAGTGGAAATTGATTTCGATGAAGATGgtaatgaaaaaatggCTTTCGAAACTGATTCTGAACTTGATGCTTCAGATTCCGAAGATTGGGAAAGAACTGCAGCTGGAAAGCTTAATGGaacaaacagaagaagaagatgggaTATTGGTAAGTTGATATACATGGATAACATTTCTCCAGAAGACGCTTTGAAAAGATGGCGTGGTGAgcttgaagatgatgaagccGAAGAGGATATTGaggctgaagaagatgaaggtGATTTCTTCAAGCAAAAGACGTCAGCTACCATCAATAAGACACAAACTTACGAGGATGACCTTGAAAGATTCATTCCATACTTTGACACCTTTAACTCTTTAGTTGAAAAGTGGAGCACTGTTGATTCTATTAAGGACAGATTTATCGGTAAACCATTGTTGTctgataaagaaaaggccAATTCTAATAGtgatgacgacgatgaagatgaagtttATGGTGACTTTGAGGATTTGGAAGCTAATCCAGAAAACCCAGAAGAAGGAGATAAAGAGAACGCAAGTGAcgaaggagaagaagataaagaagaagaatccGATAGTAACGATTCATTTGCTGactttgatgaagaagaaaagaaggaattgacccaagaagaagaacgtgAATTAAATGCTtctaagaaagaaaagttgaGATTACAATTCGAAATGGAGGAAGGGGACAAATTCGGCGAAGATCCTGAAAATGAGTATGATACATGGTATGAGCTACAGAAAGCGAAAATCGCTAAACAATTGGAGATCAATAAAGTTGAGTTGGAATCAATGACCCCAGaacagagagagaagatCGAAGGTATGAAAGCAGGATCTTATGTTCGTATTGTCATTGACAATATTCCTATGGAATTCATCGAAAATTTCAACCCAAAGTTCCCAATTATTATGGGTGGTCTACTTCCAACTGAATTGAAGTTTGGTATAATCAATGCAAGAATTAGAAGACATCGTTGGCACAAAAAGATTCTAAAGACCAATGACCCGTTGGTTTTATCACTTGGTTGGAGAAGATTCCAAACACTACCAATATACACCACTAGTGATTCAAGAACTAGAACCAGAATGTTGAAGTATACACCTGAGCATGCGTATTGTACTGCCAGTTTCTATGGTCCACTATGCTCGCCAAATACCACTTTCTGTGGTGTTCAAGTTGTTGCCAATAGTGATACCACTGGTAGCTTCAGAATCTCTGCCACAGGTATTGTCGAAGAAATTGATGCTAGCGTAGAGATtgtgaagaaattgaaattaGTCGGTTATCCATAcaagatcttcaaaaacacaGCATTTATCAAAGATATGTTCTCAAGTGCAATGGAAGTTGCAAGATTTGAAGGTGCCCAGATTAAAACTGTGTCTGGTATTCGTGGTGAAATCAAGCGTGCATTGTCTAAACCGGAAGGTCATTTCAGAGCCACATTTGAGGATAAGATTCTATTGAGtgatatcatcatcttaAGATCATGGTATCCTATTCAAGTTAAGAAGTTCTATAATCCAGTTACCTCGTTACTATTGAAGGACAAGACTGAGTGGAAGGGTTTGAGGTTAACTGGTAAAATCAGAGCTGATTTAGGCATCGAAACACCAACTAACAACGATAGTACATACAAAAAGGTGGAAAGGGTTGAAAGAAACTTTAATGGTTTGAAGGTTCCAAAATCCATAGCTAAGGATTTGCCATTTAAATCACAAATCCATCAAATGAAGcctcagaagaagaaaacttaCATGGCTAAGAGGGCTGTCGTGTTAGgtggtgaagaaaagaaggctCGCTCTTTCATGCAAAAGGTAATGACAATCTCTAACgccaaggaagaaaagaggaaatCGAAGAAGGCGGAAGAGAGGAAAGAACGTTTGAAAAAGCTTGCTAAGCTAGAAGAAGccaagaaggagaaggaaaaacagaagaaaaaggactTCTTCTCGAAGAACGGTAAGAAAAGACAATTCAACGATTCGGAGATGAGCGACGTAATGTCGtctaagaaaagaaaataaagcAATAGTGTATGATGTGATAATACATATAAGAGAATGCGTTTTTACAAATACACAGATActtaaaatatatacatatttcaGTAAAACTCTTCAATTATTTGTTATCTCCTTTATCTACTATTATGATTAGATTAAATGTACTCAGACAACCACTTGAAAGCCTCAGAGTAACCGGACTTCATAACAACAGAGCACATGAACAATTCAATTGGTCTTTGGCCCTCAATTCTAGTGTGTCCAGTAGTATTCATCAAGCCTAATGCAGCTCTCAACTCAGTTTCAGAAACAGCACTTGGAGAGTCGATCTTGTTACCTAGCACAGCAAATGGCACATTGTCCAATTCCTTGATTTGGAACAAAGCATCTAGTTCAACACGAGCCTCATCAAATCTTTCTGGATCAGCAGCGTCAACCAAGAATACAATTCCGTTGACTTCTGGGAAGTAATCCTTCCATAATCTACGTGCTTGTAAATGTCCACCCAAATCAAAAGTGGTGAATTTGATGTTACCGATGGCTAATTCCTCGGAAGTTGGATGCCATGTTGGTTGCAAAGTTGCCAATCTatcatttttcaacatatGCAAAAGAGTAGTCTTACCTGCATTGTCTAAACCTAAGAACAATAGCTTACCATGCTTGTTCCACAAACCTAAGGATGACAAAATGTCCCTGAACCATCCAAATAAATCCCAGCCTGCCATATTAACCTGTATTTTCCGTACAAAAACTGCAGTATATCCAAGTTCCACCGATGTGTATGATACTGGAGTAGAAAGCTTCCAGAAACAGACAATATGTGCCTCTGGTGAAAATACTTAcatgttctttttttattccaCTTCGCTAGATTACCGTTTATTTCTCGTTCTTGTCGATTGATTGTTCACGACCGTGAATTAGGCCAATTGGTATGATCGTTTATTACGAAACCAcgtgatatatatatatatatatatgtatgtatatcGAAACGGCAGTAAGGTAAAGACGGAAGCTGTTCGTATAATCAATTTTAAACTACCAGTGACAATTCTCTCACATATATCTAGTCCCCTGACGATGTTTCCTCCTTTTATTTGAGACCAAATATGTAACAGGGTATCTATTTGATTATTTACAGGTCATGTTCGATGAAGCACTAGCGCAGCAGATACGATCTACTTGTGTCAGCAGTTCTTTTCTATGTGACTGTGAATATTCATGACGGTTTGAATGGATTGTTCTGTAACAATAAGTCCGCCTGGTTTACTCTGTAGTGACAACAGAAGTTGTAATTCCAATTTTGAAAGCAGTTTCTTTGAAACACCGCATACTTTGCTGAAGTAATGATGAGAATGTACTGTATCCTCTAGTAATTTTGCAGCGACACGTATACATGCTATCGTTAGACGGTGCATCATTGATTCTGTGATTCCCTGTTCGATATGGAAACCGTTCTGATCATCAAATTGTAAATTACAGTAAGTAATTAATAGGAATGATGCAGTGAGGTAAATAACCGGTGCAAACGAACATTTTGATTCTATCCTGTCAATGTAGTCTGATGCTGAGAGGGTTGGCGTTGATTTCATCTGGAATATTGATTCTAGCTTAGGAGAGAGCCCAGAATCCAGAGATTCATCGCTAGGGTGTTCAGCGTTTTGAGTGATGTGAGTTATATCGGTATCTTCTTTGTTATCGGTGGTAATGCTGGTATCCTTTATTATATTGTTATcgatattattattatcgtcattgtcatcatcatcattattattattattattattattattattactattattattattattattattattattaatagTAGTGTTATCATCGTcgttattattttcaatatcacTATTATTATGTTCGTTTTGCTCTTTTTGCAGCGAAAGTCGAAGCGCGAGTTGCAATATGTCGATAAACACGTGTGAAGCCTCCTTAGAAGTCATATGCAACCCCGAAAGACCAGTCTCCTCCGAGTTTGTACGGAGGAGGGAGTGTATTAGAAGTGTGTTATCTCTTTGGTCATCTGTTCGATCCAAATTTGGGTGGGAATTCGAGGCCGATTCATTGTAAGTGCTTGAATCCATCTTCTGAAGACTATAGTCTGCTGCAGAAGTGCTAGCTAGTAAGTTTGATAGCCTGCTATCAAGCATATTGGACTCTTGGTTAGAATCCTGGTCGGAGTCTATTCCCCCAATGGTAGAGGAATCCCTGTCACCAGCTTCGCTAAGCTGAAAGTTTGATGTCGACCCAGCAGACGCAGAAGCAGTAGCTTTCGCGCTGATATTTGTGCCTGTAGGCGTGTCCGGAGTTGAACTACGGTA
This genomic interval from Kluyveromyces marxianus DMKU3-1042 DNA, complete genome, chromosome 4 contains the following:
- the ITC1 gene encoding imitation switch two complex protein 1, which translates into the protein MVLYKRKSITLPEARPLPSNINRKIWYIKETGEWFLTYAEFLERLDFYMRHYFTCEITGASCLTFFEALNSEEEQFQYVEKMFPLKLREPVAKFIHFNEIRRLDMLVEQVYSNFKNNFFPGETVYLRKAKQEVASGDEDPEKQLRLQLQQMQQQPTSPQNSSQSNVYIIKEKAQFNAVIDRNTGQELVPAHTKYMLQEAYGSASIIADEDQIYRDRSTFTKHLIKCFCKITLRRASSKMGAPWCVKDEYLPIYNLSPEWPPHMLKYREDYVDMQYLQQQQQQQQQQQATDSNNRSGYTTADSADLKRELDAARTATPDHKRLKTEDSVMEYSPSVDHGNLESNNNVQNDHQTITEITEDLKIPFSAPRPASISNKLFSYSKEYVALPAASNDKSFSDSVGKLLHCYQFLMGFHTTLQLSKFSWDNFVNSMRFTDRRNLMDEFVDISLEDGTKNKVERFNAWNSLVYDYIDSLNSDKMRITVELDEDINEDYLDEIKITGASLTVECFCSLLRLFMDTDGNWTTLVTSEWLEGEDLDEELEEDKEDGVDEDSNGNDKDDGVNPNEDDSESGKNENKSANDDNDDDNDDESKLETALEKCLNYRKMEWTDRLAKRQFSNGHWLIILLGVLQDCMHLPMYTTTIKNFMKKLIPFENSTSNIALNKQLWRQFCKNISIKEKIDIMWILVEVLSNYSSIIRSAMDDSMELSNQIRSERFRLSRDLKACANTVSELKESIYLMSVENGGVNGNEKEEEKEEEGEKEKEKEKEKELAERQEKLRKANTELERLQKRKHFLDVKLIESDIQRLKPLGSDRYGNKIYWLEYSGVPRPDSFSTEKHILSNRLWIQGPVKEVALLYFNLSEDQYENWISISRTSGKAEATKQIFNVYRDDSGSYYHHDEQGDVMLINDEGVVNSYIELSPLQRKIIDETPENLLLSPNDWVFLQDTNELTNYMEWLDSWGKREHETLKQLEYVIEPLKENLLDYQKLVNQKLEQERNSIVAEINAINITEEEFSAGSSVANTTGTHIDDELEDIANQIMALDDASKTRKVLLQIQDLEAKRDKLLEKKKTAVETADSSEGSGSGSKISAVERKKILASREKKIGNLKDALDKLINLQRESERISITEWSNEMAIDVWSNELFKCNGNVKSAKDPPVITVSEKIAKILEQASIIEDQPSISSTESEEQTQTQDEHKTQDVTPHDQSDKSDVSRKNTQA
- the CBP3 gene encoding Cbp3p; its protein translation is MFRTSKSGSSLINLAGRQSALLNGSKLSVAPLNIRCYSAKKDDSKVLQNGFVPEEVKAKRRELSDSKYESATYQLPKWKEALGEFVISTLNLDMDKVRSGPIAGSYYYSICKEQGLQYADEPLSPTAKFFYEDLKLPKTFSQWFQITILHEWILFVRMRAMPFKYGKAYQQKLVDRTFADIEKRLFDEMNVRSGRITDQYMKDFNSQLRGAVFAYDEGFFGSDAVLAAAIWRNLFGGRKNIDMVHLEAMVRYVRAQLYVLSKLSDREFALGEFKFAAPDELVETLTPQQEKSIKEKVIAKYQEIDANPNTLPSQRSKLSYTN
- the THI6 gene encoding bifunctional hydroxyethylthiazole kinase/thiamine-phosphate diphosphorylase; this encodes MIDYTLYLVTDSTMLPEGTTLLSQVEAALKNGVTIVQLREKDTDTKTLIHKALELKQLCDRYEVPLIIDDRVDVAMAIDASGVHVGQSDMPIPMVRKLVGPEKIVGWSVGKVEEVDMIAQWGPEMVNYIGVGTVFDTQTKKDIKKIPFGPEGVSKILTRLEEKKCHWCRTVAIGGLHPDNIARTIYQAQSQTGSRSVDGICVVSEIMASKDAAEATKNLRNILKQERFNFLNTTSIESEEDHIKKEIQWTKKVKNISPLIHHITNRVHQNFGANVALAIGCSPIMSEVASEFADLSAIPNAVLLLNTGSVADIDTLTHAVKTYNAQKRPIVFDPVGFSASATRLNTNLKLLSAGQYSCIKGNAGEIMGIAGVGGKMKGVDSSGSYNLETLIEATQIVAFKYRTIAVCSGKVDIVVDGTASLVSPLSKGLSVTPKKLPYTLIETTDIPLFDKITASGCSLGTVIAGYVSAAPENKLYDAVTAAVRLYKEAGTKANTTANGSGSFQVHLIDNLYKAVFDE